A region of Argentina anserina chromosome 5, drPotAnse1.1, whole genome shotgun sequence DNA encodes the following proteins:
- the LOC126794316 gene encoding protein PLANT CADMIUM RESISTANCE 6-like, which translates to MEEDHRTPDYEEHHHDVQSDAPNVEVQVEQYQYQQVVIETADVSGNYDPNQQQQQQQQQQQQPPQYQPQPPPQQQQFFQQQQQPRQPPVQFPPQQPPQGPRPIQYLAPQPPRPVPFPPQSPQNQNYANQPPPPQQFPPQNPQFQPQQPPYQPQPPQQFPPQNGASNQQNHPFGQPPASPAKFPPQPPSPVKYPPQSPSPAQYPPAAGYNDIPQASKQQQAPPPVQVGYNKPQPPQQYQYQQQQYQPQQPKHNNYAASPAPAQGVPMPGPYGPQGTQMTMNMMNPIGTEAWRTGLFDCMDDPNNALITLFVPCLTFGQIAEVVDNGTTSCGTSALLYGLVGAFIGVPFIMSCTYRTKIRSKYGLVETPAPDWVTHLFCEPCSLCQEYRELNLRGLDPSIGWQGNVARAMQQQQPNMMAPPMNQMMR; encoded by the exons ATGGAGGAGGATCATCGTACTCCGGATTACGAAGAGCACCACCACGATGTTCAATCAGACGCTCCTAATGTGGAAGTACAAGTCGAACAGTATCAATATCAACAAGTAGTGATTGAAACCGCAGATGTTAGTGGAAACTACGATCCAAaccaacagcagcagcagcaacaacaacagcagcagcagccacCTCAATATCAGCCACAACCTCCgcctcaacaacaacagttcttccagcagcagcagcagccgcGTCAACCACCTGTACAATTTCCACCACAACAACCACCACAAGGACCGCGGCCGATCCAATACTTAGCTCCACAGCCGCCTCGGCCTGTGCCATTCCCTCCTCAGAGCccacaaaaccaaaactacGCAAACCAGCCTCCTCCTCCACAACAGTTTCCACCACAAAACCCTCAGTTTCAACCTCAACAGCCGCCTTATCAGCCACAGCCACCTCAACAGTTTCCACCACAGAATGGGGCGTCTAACCAACAAAACCACCCTTTTGGACAACCACCTGCTTCTCCTGCAAAGTTTCCTCCGCAACCACCTTCTCCGGTGAAATATCCTCCACAATCACCATCTCCGGCACAATATCCACCTGCAGCAGGCTACAATGACATTCCCCAAGCTTCAAAGCAGCAGCAGGCGCCGCCACCGGTGCAAGTTGGTTATAATAAGCCTCAGCCACCCCAACAGTACCAGTACCAGCAGCAGCAATACCAACCACAACAACCAAAGCATAATAATTATGCTGCTTCTCCTGCTCCGGCTCAAGGAGTTCCAATGCCGGGCCCTTACGGTCCGCAGGGAACGCAAATGACTATGAATATGATGAACCCCATTGGCACTGAGGCTTGGAGAACTGGGCTCTTTGATTGCATGGATGATCCAAATAATG CTCTCATAACGTTATTCGTACCATGCCTGACTTTCGGCCAGATAGCAGAAGTTGTGGATAATGGCACTACCT CATGTGGTACGAGTGCATTGCTGTATGGCTTGGTTGGAGCCTTCATCGGAGTGCCATTCATAATGTCATGCACATACCGCACCAAGATACGAAGCAAGTATGGATTAGTTGAGACTCCTGCACCTGACTGGGTCACCCATTTGTTTTGTGAGCCATGTTCTCTTTGCCAAGAGTACAGAGAACTTAATCTGAGAGGGCTAGACCCTTCAATTGGATGGCAAGGTAATGTGGCAAGGGCCATGCAGCAGCAACAACCTAATATGATGGCTCCTCCGATGAACCAAATGATGAGGTGA